In a genomic window of Anomalospiza imberbis isolate Cuckoo-Finch-1a 21T00152 chromosome 5, ASM3175350v1, whole genome shotgun sequence:
- the NTF3 gene encoding neurotrophin-3: MVTPTTVLQVNKVMSILFYVIFLTYLRGIQSSNMDQRSLPEDSINSLIIKLIQADILKNKLSKQMVDIKENYQNMVQKTDTQPDINGEENVKSDFQPVISVDTDLLRQQRRYNSPRVLLSDNTPLEPPPLYLMEDYIGNSVVVNRTSRRKRYAEHRGHRGEYSVCDSESLWVTDKSSAIDIRGHQVTVLGEIKTGNSPVKQYFYETRCKEAKPVKNGCRGIDDKHWNSQCKTSQTYVRALTSENNKLVGWRWIRIDTSCVCALSRKIGRT; encoded by the coding sequence GTCTTACAGGTGAACAAGGTGATGTCCATCTTGTTTTATGTGATATTTCTCACTTACCTTCGTGGCATCCAGTCTTCCAACATGGATCAAAGGAGTTTGCCAGAAGATTCAATAAATTCTCTTATTATTAAACTCATTCAGgcagacattttaaaaaacaagctTTCTAAGCAGATGGTAGACATTAAGGAAAATTATCAAAACATGGTGCAGAAAACAGACACTCAGCCAGACATCAACGGAGAGGAAAATGTGAAATCAGACTTCCAGCCAGTTATCTCAGTGGATACAGATCTCTTGAGGCAGCAGAGACGCTACAACTCACCCCGAGTCCTCCTGAGTGACAACACGCCACTGGAGCCACCACCACTGTACCTCATGGAGGATTACATCGGGAATTCTGTGGTGGTGAACAGAACCTCCAGGCGGAAAAGGTACGCGGAGCACAGGGGCCACCGGGGGGAGTACTCCGTTTGTGACAGTGAAAGTTTGTGGGTCACGGACAAATCCTCTGCCATCGACATCAGGGGACACCAGGTGACTGTTCTGGGAGAAATTAAAACGGGCAACTCTCCAGTCAAGCAATACTTTTATGAAACGAGGTGTAAAGAGGCCAAACCTGTAAAAAACGGCTGCCGCGGCATTGATGACAAGCACTGGAACTCCCAATGCAAGACATCCCAAACCTATGTCAGAGCACTGACTTCAGAAAACAACAAACTGGTGGGCTGGAGGTGGATAAGGATAGACACCTCCTGCGTGTGCGCCTTGTCCAGGAAAATAGGAAGAACATAG